A single Equus quagga isolate Etosha38 chromosome 8, UCLA_HA_Equagga_1.0, whole genome shotgun sequence DNA region contains:
- the FRMD1 gene encoding FERM domain-containing protein 1 isoform X1 gives MLRRLWEPTATVQAGDERGVDRAVQAGDAVRRAGNFEGGDGGELVVSTACGRWRWPLDSEMTPEHRDVLVLLPTREQLRLVVGVQATGRELFQQVCDLTSIREAHFFGLSVVRNNEYVFMDLEQKLSKYFSKDWKRERHTGAGRSRAPFVAFLRVQYYVENGRLISDRRARHLYYCHLKERVLRSECAHREEAYFLLAAYGLQADLGNHREAAHSGRYFEPHAYFPPWIITRRGSAYILRHAPAMHREQRGLSPREAVLRFIREACRLEDVPVHFFRLLQDKKGEQPTIVLGLTLKGMHIYQEVNHAPQLLYDFPWSHVGKLAFLGKKFEIRLDGLPSAQKLVYYTGCASRSRHLLQLLSSSHQLHLALQPLLRQLRELEEAEEKKCYRESYISDTLELELDPAGGGSPSSPSSKDSGQRPPHRLSLLSADSHGSSHTSGVEADSRALEPGEMSVDEPFVSELFCGQVPSCSSSTSQCSSGMDGGGPKGDARDQRDGPGGGGPRPKPRARPAQPPLGARRAPQMGVHGLPLPAPARGRPAPAGVRGVGASPRGSAHAGLGPRSTAPPTLGSIHTAQLGPHGRGSVLAARLRPRGPPSTLHSLAHVGLHGAGLHSCGTAPPTQHLSPRRTTGPHSAAPPEPRQASTSGQSLTLAPFHPAGGLVTRVSGAALSALAVFFLCLHLSEMWRLL, from the exons GAGGCGATGGAGGGGAGCTGGTCGTGAGCACTGCGTGCGGCCGGTGGCGGTGGCCCCTGGACAGCGAGATGACCCCGGAGCACAGGGACGTCCTGGTACTGCTGCCCACGCGGGAGCAGCTGCGGCTGGTCGTGGGG GTGCAGGCCACCGGGCGCGAGCTCTTCCAGCAGGTGTGCGACCTGACGAGCATCCGGGAAGCCCACTTCTTTGGCCTCAGCGTGGTCAGAA ACAACGAGTATGTATTTATGGATTTGGAGCAGAAGCTCAGCAAATACTTCTCAAAGGactggaagagagaaaggcaTACA GGAGCCGGGCGGTCCCGGGCCCCCTTCGTGGCCTTCCTCAGGGTGCAATACTACGTGGAGAACGGAAGGCTCATAAG CGACAGGAGGGCCAGGCACCTGTACTACTGCCACCTGAAGGAGCGGGTGCTGAGGTCGGAGTGTGCGCATCGCGAGGAGGCCTACTTCCTGCTGGCCGCCTACGGGCTGCAGGCCGACCTGGGCAACCACCGCGAGGCGGCCCACTCAGGGCGCTACTTCGAGCCACACGCCTACTTCCCGCCGTGG ATCATCACAAGGAGGGGCAGCGCCTACATCCTGAGGCACGCACCCGCCATGCATCGCGAGCAGCGTGGCCTGAGCCCCAGGGAGGCGGTGCTGCGCTTCATCAGGGAGGCCTGCCGGCTCGAGGACGTGCCCGTCCACTTCTTCAGGCTGCTCCAG GACAAGAAGGGAGAACAGCCTACCATCGTCCTGGGGCTGACCCTCAAAGGAATGCACATCTATCAG GAGGTGAACCACGCTCCGCAGCTGCTGTATGACTTCCCCTGGTCCCACGTTGGGAAGCTGGCCTTTCTG GGGAAAAAGTTCGAGATCCGGCTGGACGGCCTGCCCTCGGCCCAGAAGCTGGTGTACTACACGGGCTGCGCCTCACGCTCCCGTCACCTGCTCCAGCTGCTCAGCAGCAGCCACCAGCTCCACCTCGCCCTGCAGCCCCTCTTGCGGCAGCTGCGGGAGCTGGAAGAGGCTGAAG AGAAGAAGTGCTACCGGGAGTCCTACATCAGCGACacgctggagctggagctggaccCAGCCGGCGGGGGCTCCCCCAGTTCCCCCAGCAGCAAGGACAGCGGGCAGCGTCCCCCCCACCGCCTCTCGCTTCTCTCGGCCGATAGCCACGGCAGCTCCCACACGTCGGGCGTGGAGGCCGACTCGCGGGCCCTAGAGCCCGGGGAGATGTCGGTGGACGAGCCCTTCGTGTCAGAGCTGTTCTGCGGGCAGGTGCCATCCTGCAGCTCTAGCACCAGCCAGTGCAGCAGTGGCATGGATGGTGGCGGGCCCAAGGGGGACGCCCGGGACCAGAGGGATG GTCCCGGAGGCGGAGGACCGCGCCCCAAgccccgcgcccgccccgcccAGCCGCCCCTTGGGGCCCGCAGAGCCCCGCAGATGGGGGTCCACGGACTCCCTCTCCCTGCGCCTGCTCGGGGACGACCAGCTCCCGCAGGAGTTCGTGGTGTAGGCGCCTCGCCACGCGGCTCCGCCCATGCGGGGCTCGGTCCACGCAGCACGGCTCCCCCGACGCTGGGCTCCATCCATACTGCACAGCTTGGCCCGCACGGGCGGGGCTCGGTCCTGGCTGCACGGCTCCGCCCACGTGGTCCTCCGTCCACACTGCACAGCTTGGCCCACGTGGGACTTCACGGTGCAGGGCTCCATTCATGTGGTACAGCCCCGCCCACACAGCACCTCAGTCCACGCCGCACAACTGGTCCACACAGTGCAGCTCCACCAGAGCCTCGCCAGGCTTCTACCTCAGGACAGTCTCTGACGCTCGCCCCTTTCCACCCAGCTGGTGGCCTGGTGACCAGGGTTTCAGGCgctgccctctctgccctggCCGTCTTTTTCCTGTGTCTTCACCTGTCAGAGATGTGGAGGCTGCTCTGA
- the FRMD1 gene encoding FERM domain-containing protein 1 isoform X4, with product MLRRLWEPTATVQAGDERGVDRAVQAGDAVRRAGNFEGGDGGELVVSTACGRWRWPLDSEMTPEHRDVLVLLPTREQLRLVVGVQATGRELFQQVCDLTSIREAHFFGLSVVRNNEYVFMDLEQKLSKYFSKDWKRERHTGAGRSRAPFVAFLRVQYYVENGRLISDRRARHLYYCHLKERVLRSECAHREEAYFLLAAYGLQADLGNHREAAHSGRYFEPHAYFPPWIITRRGSAYILRHAPAMHREQRGLSPREAVLRFIREACRLEDVPVHFFRLLQDKKGEQPTIVLGLTLKGMHIYQEVNHAPQLLYDFPWSHVGKLAFLGKKFEIRLDGLPSAQKLVYYTGCASRSRHLLQLLSSSHQLHLALQPLLRQLRELEEAEEKKCYRESYISDTLELELDPAGGGSPSSPSSKDSGQRPPHRLSLLSADSHGSSHTSGVEADSRALEPGEMSVDEPFVSELFCGQVPSCSSSTSQCSSGMDGGGPKGDARDQRDASHPEPLSVVRVTLLRMRRRSTEALCQVPEAEDRAPSPAPAPPSRPLGPAEPRRWGSTDSLSLRLLGDDQLPQEFVV from the exons GAGGCGATGGAGGGGAGCTGGTCGTGAGCACTGCGTGCGGCCGGTGGCGGTGGCCCCTGGACAGCGAGATGACCCCGGAGCACAGGGACGTCCTGGTACTGCTGCCCACGCGGGAGCAGCTGCGGCTGGTCGTGGGG GTGCAGGCCACCGGGCGCGAGCTCTTCCAGCAGGTGTGCGACCTGACGAGCATCCGGGAAGCCCACTTCTTTGGCCTCAGCGTGGTCAGAA ACAACGAGTATGTATTTATGGATTTGGAGCAGAAGCTCAGCAAATACTTCTCAAAGGactggaagagagaaaggcaTACA GGAGCCGGGCGGTCCCGGGCCCCCTTCGTGGCCTTCCTCAGGGTGCAATACTACGTGGAGAACGGAAGGCTCATAAG CGACAGGAGGGCCAGGCACCTGTACTACTGCCACCTGAAGGAGCGGGTGCTGAGGTCGGAGTGTGCGCATCGCGAGGAGGCCTACTTCCTGCTGGCCGCCTACGGGCTGCAGGCCGACCTGGGCAACCACCGCGAGGCGGCCCACTCAGGGCGCTACTTCGAGCCACACGCCTACTTCCCGCCGTGG ATCATCACAAGGAGGGGCAGCGCCTACATCCTGAGGCACGCACCCGCCATGCATCGCGAGCAGCGTGGCCTGAGCCCCAGGGAGGCGGTGCTGCGCTTCATCAGGGAGGCCTGCCGGCTCGAGGACGTGCCCGTCCACTTCTTCAGGCTGCTCCAG GACAAGAAGGGAGAACAGCCTACCATCGTCCTGGGGCTGACCCTCAAAGGAATGCACATCTATCAG GAGGTGAACCACGCTCCGCAGCTGCTGTATGACTTCCCCTGGTCCCACGTTGGGAAGCTGGCCTTTCTG GGGAAAAAGTTCGAGATCCGGCTGGACGGCCTGCCCTCGGCCCAGAAGCTGGTGTACTACACGGGCTGCGCCTCACGCTCCCGTCACCTGCTCCAGCTGCTCAGCAGCAGCCACCAGCTCCACCTCGCCCTGCAGCCCCTCTTGCGGCAGCTGCGGGAGCTGGAAGAGGCTGAAG AGAAGAAGTGCTACCGGGAGTCCTACATCAGCGACacgctggagctggagctggaccCAGCCGGCGGGGGCTCCCCCAGTTCCCCCAGCAGCAAGGACAGCGGGCAGCGTCCCCCCCACCGCCTCTCGCTTCTCTCGGCCGATAGCCACGGCAGCTCCCACACGTCGGGCGTGGAGGCCGACTCGCGGGCCCTAGAGCCCGGGGAGATGTCGGTGGACGAGCCCTTCGTGTCAGAGCTGTTCTGCGGGCAGGTGCCATCCTGCAGCTCTAGCACCAGCCAGTGCAGCAGTGGCATGGATGGTGGCGGGCCCAAGGGGGACGCCCGGGACCAGAGGGATG CCTCTCACCCAGAGCCCCTGTCGGTGGTGCGGGTCACGCTGCTCAGGATGAGGCGCCGGAGCACTgaggccctgtgccag GTCCCGGAGGCGGAGGACCGCGCCCCAAgccccgcgcccgccccgcccAGCCGCCCCTTGGGGCCCGCAGAGCCCCGCAGATGGGGGTCCACGGACTCCCTCTCCCTGCGCCTGCTCGGGGACGACCAGCTCCCGCAGGAGTTCGTGGTGTAG
- the FRMD1 gene encoding FERM domain-containing protein 1 isoform X2 → MTPEHRDVLVLLPTREQLRLVVGVQATGRELFQQVCDLTSIREAHFFGLSVVRNNEYVFMDLEQKLSKYFSKDWKRERHTGAGRSRAPFVAFLRVQYYVENGRLISDRRARHLYYCHLKERVLRSECAHREEAYFLLAAYGLQADLGNHREAAHSGRYFEPHAYFPPWIITRRGSAYILRHAPAMHREQRGLSPREAVLRFIREACRLEDVPVHFFRLLQDKKGEQPTIVLGLTLKGMHIYQEVNHAPQLLYDFPWSHVGKLAFLGKKFEIRLDGLPSAQKLVYYTGCASRSRHLLQLLSSSHQLHLALQPLLRQLRELEEAEEKKCYRESYISDTLELELDPAGGGSPSSPSSKDSGQRPPHRLSLLSADSHGSSHTSGVEADSRALEPGEMSVDEPFVSELFCGQVPSCSSSTSQCSSGMDGGGPKGDARDQRDGPGGGGPRPKPRARPAQPPLGARRAPQMGVHGLPLPAPARGRPAPAGVRGVGASPRGSAHAGLGPRSTAPPTLGSIHTAQLGPHGRGSVLAARLRPRGPPSTLHSLAHVGLHGAGLHSCGTAPPTQHLSPRRTTGPHSAAPPEPRQASTSGQSLTLAPFHPAGGLVTRVSGAALSALAVFFLCLHLSEMWRLL, encoded by the exons ATGACCCCGGAGCACAGGGACGTCCTGGTACTGCTGCCCACGCGGGAGCAGCTGCGGCTGGTCGTGGGG GTGCAGGCCACCGGGCGCGAGCTCTTCCAGCAGGTGTGCGACCTGACGAGCATCCGGGAAGCCCACTTCTTTGGCCTCAGCGTGGTCAGAA ACAACGAGTATGTATTTATGGATTTGGAGCAGAAGCTCAGCAAATACTTCTCAAAGGactggaagagagaaaggcaTACA GGAGCCGGGCGGTCCCGGGCCCCCTTCGTGGCCTTCCTCAGGGTGCAATACTACGTGGAGAACGGAAGGCTCATAAG CGACAGGAGGGCCAGGCACCTGTACTACTGCCACCTGAAGGAGCGGGTGCTGAGGTCGGAGTGTGCGCATCGCGAGGAGGCCTACTTCCTGCTGGCCGCCTACGGGCTGCAGGCCGACCTGGGCAACCACCGCGAGGCGGCCCACTCAGGGCGCTACTTCGAGCCACACGCCTACTTCCCGCCGTGG ATCATCACAAGGAGGGGCAGCGCCTACATCCTGAGGCACGCACCCGCCATGCATCGCGAGCAGCGTGGCCTGAGCCCCAGGGAGGCGGTGCTGCGCTTCATCAGGGAGGCCTGCCGGCTCGAGGACGTGCCCGTCCACTTCTTCAGGCTGCTCCAG GACAAGAAGGGAGAACAGCCTACCATCGTCCTGGGGCTGACCCTCAAAGGAATGCACATCTATCAG GAGGTGAACCACGCTCCGCAGCTGCTGTATGACTTCCCCTGGTCCCACGTTGGGAAGCTGGCCTTTCTG GGGAAAAAGTTCGAGATCCGGCTGGACGGCCTGCCCTCGGCCCAGAAGCTGGTGTACTACACGGGCTGCGCCTCACGCTCCCGTCACCTGCTCCAGCTGCTCAGCAGCAGCCACCAGCTCCACCTCGCCCTGCAGCCCCTCTTGCGGCAGCTGCGGGAGCTGGAAGAGGCTGAAG AGAAGAAGTGCTACCGGGAGTCCTACATCAGCGACacgctggagctggagctggaccCAGCCGGCGGGGGCTCCCCCAGTTCCCCCAGCAGCAAGGACAGCGGGCAGCGTCCCCCCCACCGCCTCTCGCTTCTCTCGGCCGATAGCCACGGCAGCTCCCACACGTCGGGCGTGGAGGCCGACTCGCGGGCCCTAGAGCCCGGGGAGATGTCGGTGGACGAGCCCTTCGTGTCAGAGCTGTTCTGCGGGCAGGTGCCATCCTGCAGCTCTAGCACCAGCCAGTGCAGCAGTGGCATGGATGGTGGCGGGCCCAAGGGGGACGCCCGGGACCAGAGGGATG GTCCCGGAGGCGGAGGACCGCGCCCCAAgccccgcgcccgccccgcccAGCCGCCCCTTGGGGCCCGCAGAGCCCCGCAGATGGGGGTCCACGGACTCCCTCTCCCTGCGCCTGCTCGGGGACGACCAGCTCCCGCAGGAGTTCGTGGTGTAGGCGCCTCGCCACGCGGCTCCGCCCATGCGGGGCTCGGTCCACGCAGCACGGCTCCCCCGACGCTGGGCTCCATCCATACTGCACAGCTTGGCCCGCACGGGCGGGGCTCGGTCCTGGCTGCACGGCTCCGCCCACGTGGTCCTCCGTCCACACTGCACAGCTTGGCCCACGTGGGACTTCACGGTGCAGGGCTCCATTCATGTGGTACAGCCCCGCCCACACAGCACCTCAGTCCACGCCGCACAACTGGTCCACACAGTGCAGCTCCACCAGAGCCTCGCCAGGCTTCTACCTCAGGACAGTCTCTGACGCTCGCCCCTTTCCACCCAGCTGGTGGCCTGGTGACCAGGGTTTCAGGCgctgccctctctgccctggCCGTCTTTTTCCTGTGTCTTCACCTGTCAGAGATGTGGAGGCTGCTCTGA
- the FRMD1 gene encoding FERM domain-containing protein 1 isoform X3, translating to MEVGRPVLWGHPRSQCQQILSSPFPEPSPRLPCPWGNEQTEGLVCGARHLYTSDRRARHLYYCHLKERVLRSECAHREEAYFLLAAYGLQADLGNHREAAHSGRYFEPHAYFPPWIITRRGSAYILRHAPAMHREQRGLSPREAVLRFIREACRLEDVPVHFFRLLQDKKGEQPTIVLGLTLKGMHIYQEVNHAPQLLYDFPWSHVGKLAFLGKKFEIRLDGLPSAQKLVYYTGCASRSRHLLQLLSSSHQLHLALQPLLRQLRELEEAEEKKCYRESYISDTLELELDPAGGGSPSSPSSKDSGQRPPHRLSLLSADSHGSSHTSGVEADSRALEPGEMSVDEPFVSELFCGQVPSCSSSTSQCSSGMDGGGPKGDARDQRDGPGGGGPRPKPRARPAQPPLGARRAPQMGVHGLPLPAPARGRPAPAGVRGVGASPRGSAHAGLGPRSTAPPTLGSIHTAQLGPHGRGSVLAARLRPRGPPSTLHSLAHVGLHGAGLHSCGTAPPTQHLSPRRTTGPHSAAPPEPRQASTSGQSLTLAPFHPAGGLVTRVSGAALSALAVFFLCLHLSEMWRLL from the exons ATGGAGGTTGGCCGCCCTGTGCTCTGGGGCCATCCAAGGTCACAGTGTCAACAGATCTTGAGCTCGCCCTTCCCAGAGCCGAGTCCCCGGCTCCCGTGTCCGTGGGGAAATGAGCAGACAGAAGGACTCGTCTGTGGGGCACGGCATCTGTACACCAG CGACAGGAGGGCCAGGCACCTGTACTACTGCCACCTGAAGGAGCGGGTGCTGAGGTCGGAGTGTGCGCATCGCGAGGAGGCCTACTTCCTGCTGGCCGCCTACGGGCTGCAGGCCGACCTGGGCAACCACCGCGAGGCGGCCCACTCAGGGCGCTACTTCGAGCCACACGCCTACTTCCCGCCGTGG ATCATCACAAGGAGGGGCAGCGCCTACATCCTGAGGCACGCACCCGCCATGCATCGCGAGCAGCGTGGCCTGAGCCCCAGGGAGGCGGTGCTGCGCTTCATCAGGGAGGCCTGCCGGCTCGAGGACGTGCCCGTCCACTTCTTCAGGCTGCTCCAG GACAAGAAGGGAGAACAGCCTACCATCGTCCTGGGGCTGACCCTCAAAGGAATGCACATCTATCAG GAGGTGAACCACGCTCCGCAGCTGCTGTATGACTTCCCCTGGTCCCACGTTGGGAAGCTGGCCTTTCTG GGGAAAAAGTTCGAGATCCGGCTGGACGGCCTGCCCTCGGCCCAGAAGCTGGTGTACTACACGGGCTGCGCCTCACGCTCCCGTCACCTGCTCCAGCTGCTCAGCAGCAGCCACCAGCTCCACCTCGCCCTGCAGCCCCTCTTGCGGCAGCTGCGGGAGCTGGAAGAGGCTGAAG AGAAGAAGTGCTACCGGGAGTCCTACATCAGCGACacgctggagctggagctggaccCAGCCGGCGGGGGCTCCCCCAGTTCCCCCAGCAGCAAGGACAGCGGGCAGCGTCCCCCCCACCGCCTCTCGCTTCTCTCGGCCGATAGCCACGGCAGCTCCCACACGTCGGGCGTGGAGGCCGACTCGCGGGCCCTAGAGCCCGGGGAGATGTCGGTGGACGAGCCCTTCGTGTCAGAGCTGTTCTGCGGGCAGGTGCCATCCTGCAGCTCTAGCACCAGCCAGTGCAGCAGTGGCATGGATGGTGGCGGGCCCAAGGGGGACGCCCGGGACCAGAGGGATG GTCCCGGAGGCGGAGGACCGCGCCCCAAgccccgcgcccgccccgcccAGCCGCCCCTTGGGGCCCGCAGAGCCCCGCAGATGGGGGTCCACGGACTCCCTCTCCCTGCGCCTGCTCGGGGACGACCAGCTCCCGCAGGAGTTCGTGGTGTAGGCGCCTCGCCACGCGGCTCCGCCCATGCGGGGCTCGGTCCACGCAGCACGGCTCCCCCGACGCTGGGCTCCATCCATACTGCACAGCTTGGCCCGCACGGGCGGGGCTCGGTCCTGGCTGCACGGCTCCGCCCACGTGGTCCTCCGTCCACACTGCACAGCTTGGCCCACGTGGGACTTCACGGTGCAGGGCTCCATTCATGTGGTACAGCCCCGCCCACACAGCACCTCAGTCCACGCCGCACAACTGGTCCACACAGTGCAGCTCCACCAGAGCCTCGCCAGGCTTCTACCTCAGGACAGTCTCTGACGCTCGCCCCTTTCCACCCAGCTGGTGGCCTGGTGACCAGGGTTTCAGGCgctgccctctctgccctggCCGTCTTTTTCCTGTGTCTTCACCTGTCAGAGATGTGGAGGCTGCTCTGA